In Eleutherodactylus coqui strain aEleCoq1 chromosome 4, aEleCoq1.hap1, whole genome shotgun sequence, the following are encoded in one genomic region:
- the LOC136624382 gene encoding oocyte zinc finger protein XlCOF22-like, producing MERKRDKMAESIFNLTLEILFQLTGEDYMVVKKTSSDGCPAPVHDGWGRPLSPITGPPPHPLILEEINEQKILELTDKMIELLTGEVPIRCQDVTVYFSMEEWEYLEGHKDLYEDVMMEDHQPTPSPGSKRTAAERCPRPLLQDDQLVNPDEDLPHIDATETHMRGEQPCKEGIPTDDLPDDGTRSSEGHLISSEIKADSHIIQDTHEKPAIISDIPSALPSTDLSSDLSSLSNSLGIAKQNQMHRTNLEHQRVQTKKKSYSCSECRRCFTHNSFLVRHERIHTMEKPFSCSECMRCFNQKSNLVAHQRIHTGEKPYSCSQCGKSFSQKASFVRHQRIHLGKKPFSCSECGNGFTVKSHLIRHQIIHTGQKRFSCSECGNGFNVKSHLIRHQRIHTGEKPFSCPECGNCFSVKSHLVTHQRIHTGEKPFSCPECMKGFSQKSELISHQKIHTGEKLYSCSECGKGFTLKRNLIRHQITHTGEKPYSCSECGKDFTLKANLVKHQKRHTGENTFSCSECGKGFRQKSNLVDHAKIHTRVKP from the exons atggagaggaagagGGACAAGATGGCAGAGAGTATATTCAACCTCACgttagagatactcttccagcttacaggagag gattacatggtagtgaagaagacttctagtgatggctgtccaGCCCCGGTGcatgatggatggggaagacccctgagcccaatcacaggacctccacctcaccccctgatactggaggagatcaatgagcagaagatcctagaactcaccgacaagatgattgagctgctgactggagag gttcctataaggtgtcaggacgtcactgtctatttctccatggaggagtgggagtatttagaaggacacaaggatctgtacgaggacgtcatgatggaggaccaccaacccaccccatcaccag gtagtaagagaacagcagcggagagatgtccccgacCTCTTctacaggatgatcag ctggtgaatccGGATGAAGATTTGCCccatattgatgctacagagacacatatgAGGGGGGaacagccgtgtaaggaggggattcctacagatgaccTCCCAG atgacggcaccaggagctcagagggacatctgatatcttCAGAAATAAAAGCAGATTCTCATATCATACAAGACACACATGAAAAGCCTGCCATCATCTCAGATATACCTTCAGCCCTTCCCAGCACAGATCTATCATCTGATTTGTCATCACTTTCTAATTCATTGGGGATTGCTAAGCAAAATCAAATGCACAGAACAAATCTTGAACATCAAAGAGTTCAGACAAAGAAGAAGtcctattcatgttcagaatgtaggaGATGTTTTACCCACAACTCATTtcttgttagacatgagagaattcacacaatggagaagcctttttcatgttctgaatgtatgAGATGTTTTAatcaaaaatcaaatcttgttgcacatcagagaattcacacaggggaaaaaccatattcatgttcacaatgtggtAAAAGTTTTAGTCAAAAAGCAAgttttgttagacatcagagaattcacttaggcaagaaaccattttcatgttcagaatgtgggaacgGTTTTACTGTGAAATCACATCTCATTAGACATCAGAttattcacacagggcagaagcgattttcatgttcagaatgtgggaatggTTTTAATGTGAAATCACATcttattagacatcagagaattcatacaggggagaagccattttcatgtccagaatgtgggaattgtttttctgtgaaatcacatcttgttacacatcagagaattcacacgggggaaaagccattttcatgtccagaatgtatGAAAGGTTTTAGCCAGAAATCAGAACTCATTagtcatcagaaaattcacacaggggaaaagctatattcatgttcagaatgtggaaaaggtTTTACTCTAAAAAGAAATCTTATTAGACATCAGATaactcacacaggtgagaagccatattcatgttcagaatgtgggaaagattTTACTCTGAAAGCAAATCTTGTTAAGCATCAGAAAAGACACACaggggaaaatacattttcatgttcagaatgtgggaaaggttttagacagaaatcaaatcttgttgacCATGCAAAAATACACACTAGGGTTAAGCCATAG
- the LOC136624474 gene encoding gastrula zinc finger protein XlCGF66.1-like, which produces MERNRDKMAESIFNLTLEILFRLTGEDYTVVKKTSSDGCQAPVSDGWGRPLSPITGSPPHPLILEEINEQKILELTNKMIELLTGEVPIRCQDVTVYFSMEEWEYLEGHRDLYKDVMMEDHQSPPSPGNRQD; this is translated from the exons atggagaggaaccgggacaagatggcggagagtatattcaacctcaccctagagatactcttccggcttacaggagag gattacacagtagtgaagaagacttctagtgatggctgtcaggccccggtgtctgatggatggggaagacccctgagcccaatcacagggtcTCCACCTCACCcgctgatactggaggagatcaatgagcagaagatcctagaactcaccaacaagatgattgagctgctcactggagag gttcctataaggtgtcaggacgtcactgtctatttctccatggaggagtgggagtatttagaaggacacagggatctgtacaaggacgtcatgatggaggaccaccagtcccccccatcaccaggtaatagacaggactaa